One window from the genome of Chthoniobacterales bacterium encodes:
- the dltA gene encoding D-alanine--poly(phosphoribitol) ligase subunit DltA has product MDILAEIAHWVRSTPDRPAHLSGDATLTYGALGTASDHLARHLLHSLPEGEAPVVVRGHKEPEMLVAFLAVLKAGRAYIPIDVSWPEARVAQVEKTSACALVLTPAGIREILAQPAPAAIPFPVRRPDDPHYIIFTSGSTGEPKGVVITSRNLATFLEWMTTEQRFSPAGEVFLNQAPFSFDLSVMDLYLSLTTGGTLFSISKDDIANLRRLADTLARSRITIWVSTPSFAQMCLADPRFSAELLPDVRRFLFCGETLPPFVAAELLARFPTAAVWNTYGPTEATVAMTSIAIDREVLAHHPALPVGFCMPGGRVEIRDESGAALPPGEAGEIVIHGDNVSVGYLGRPDLSDRVFGLANGLRTYRTGDWGSLDERGLLFVTGRMDGQIKLNGYRIELGDIEANLRELPDVCDAVVLPVTGQGTPDLLAAFVIPRSRDGRTDLDLLLALRSALGERLPSYMIPKKFRFLESFPMTANGKADRRQLAQLL; this is encoded by the coding sequence ATGGACATCCTCGCCGAGATCGCCCATTGGGTGCGGAGCACTCCAGACCGGCCCGCTCACCTCAGTGGAGACGCAACGTTGACCTACGGGGCGCTGGGAACCGCCTCCGATCATCTCGCCCGGCACCTCCTCCACTCCCTCCCCGAGGGAGAAGCTCCCGTTGTCGTCCGGGGGCACAAGGAGCCCGAGATGCTCGTCGCCTTCCTCGCCGTGCTGAAAGCCGGGCGCGCCTACATCCCGATCGACGTTTCCTGGCCCGAGGCCCGCGTGGCCCAGGTCGAAAAAACCTCCGCCTGCGCGCTCGTCCTCACACCAGCAGGCATCCGCGAGATCCTCGCCCAGCCGGCTCCGGCCGCCATCCCATTTCCCGTCCGCCGCCCGGACGATCCGCACTACATCATTTTCACCTCGGGCAGCACCGGCGAACCCAAGGGCGTCGTGATCACGTCGCGAAACCTCGCCACTTTCCTCGAGTGGATGACGACCGAACAACGCTTCTCCCCCGCCGGCGAGGTCTTCCTGAATCAGGCGCCGTTCTCCTTCGACCTCTCGGTGATGGACCTCTACCTCAGCCTCACCACCGGCGGCACCCTCTTCAGCATCTCGAAGGACGACATCGCGAATCTCCGCCGTCTGGCCGACACGCTCGCCCGCTCCCGCATCACGATCTGGGTTTCGACGCCATCGTTCGCCCAGATGTGCCTGGCCGATCCCCGCTTTTCCGCGGAGCTACTCCCCGACGTCCGTCGCTTCCTCTTCTGCGGCGAAACGCTGCCCCCGTTTGTCGCGGCGGAACTTCTCGCCCGCTTCCCGACCGCCGCCGTGTGGAATACCTACGGTCCCACCGAGGCCACCGTGGCCATGACCTCCATCGCCATCGATCGCGAAGTCCTCGCGCACCATCCCGCCCTGCCCGTCGGTTTTTGCATGCCCGGCGGTCGCGTCGAGATCCGGGATGAATCCGGCGCAGCCCTTCCTCCCGGCGAGGCGGGCGAAATCGTTATCCACGGCGACAATGTCAGCGTCGGCTACCTCGGTCGCCCCGACCTCAGCGACCGGGTTTTCGGCCTCGCGAACGGCCTGCGCACCTATCGCACGGGCGACTGGGGCTCGCTGGACGAGCGCGGCCTGCTCTTCGTTACCGGCCGCATGGACGGCCAGATCAAGCTCAACGGCTACCGCATCGAACTCGGCGACATCGAGGCAAACCTGCGCGAATTGCCCGACGTTTGCGACGCCGTCGTCCTCCCCGTCACCGGGCAGGGAACGCCCGATCTGCTCGCCGCCTTCGTGATTCCCCGTTCGCGCGATGGCCGCACCGATCTCGATCTGCTCCTCGCCCTGCGAAGCGCTCTCGGCGAACGGCTGCCCTCCTACATGATCCCGAAGAAGTTCCGCTTTCTCGAAAGCTTTCC